One segment of Pan paniscus chromosome 20, NHGRI_mPanPan1-v2.0_pri, whole genome shotgun sequence DNA contains the following:
- the ASPDH gene encoding aspartate dehydrogenase domain-containing protein isoform X4, with the protein MGDRVKGQSLVSRLLAQGPELGLELVFVWNRDPGRMAGSVPPSLQLQNLAALGERRPDLVVEVAHPKIIHESGAQILRHANLLSLRVTMATHPDGFRLEGPLAAAHSPGPCTVLYEGPVRGLCPFAPRNSNTMAAAALAAPSLGFDGVIGVLVADTSLTDMHVVDVELSGPRGPTGRSFAVHTHRENPAEPGAVTGSATVTAFWRSLLACCQLPSRPGIHLC; encoded by the exons GACAGTCCCTCGTCTCCCGCCTCTTGGCTCAGGGACCAGAACTTGGCCTAGAACTTGTTTTTGTCTGGAATCGTGACCCAGGACGAATGGCAGGGAGCGTGCCCCCTTCCCTGCAGCTCCAGAACCTTGCTGCCCTTGGGGAAAG GCGCCCTGATCTGGTTGTGGAAGTGGCCCATCCCAAAATAATCCATGAATCTGGGGCACAAATCCTGCGCCATGCCAATCTCCTG AGCCTTCGTGTCACCATGGCCACACACCCCGATGGCTTCCGGCTTGAGGGACCCCTGGCTGCAGCCCACAGCCCTGGGCCTTGCACTGTGCTCTACGAAGGCCCTGTCCGTGGGCTCTGCCCCTTTGCCCCGCGAAATTCCAACACCATGGCGGCGGCTGCCCTGGCTGCCCCCAGCCTGGGCTTCGATGGGGTGATTGGGGTGCTTGTGGCTGATACCAG CCTCACGGACATGCACGTGGTGGATGTAGAGCTGAGCGGACCCCGGGGCCCCACGGGCCGAAGCTTTGCTGTGCACACCCACAGAGAGAACCCTGCCGAGCCAGGCGCGGTCACCGGCTCCGCCACCGTCACGGCCTTCTGGCGGAGCCTCCTGG CCTGCTGCCAGCTCCCCTCCAGGCCGGGGATCCATCTCTGCTGA
- the ASPDH gene encoding aspartate dehydrogenase domain-containing protein isoform X5 — MGDRVKGSKSRRPDLVVEVAHPKIIHESGAQILRHANLLSLRVTMATHPDGFRLEGPLAAAHSPGPCTVLYEGPVRGLCPFAPRNSNTMAAAALAAPSLGFDGVIGVLVADTSLTDMHVVDVELSGPRGPTGRSFAVHTHRENPAEPGAVTGSATVTAFWRSLLACCQLPSRPGIHLC, encoded by the exons GCGCCCTGATCTGGTTGTGGAAGTGGCCCATCCCAAAATAATCCATGAATCTGGGGCACAAATCCTGCGCCATGCCAATCTCCTG AGCCTTCGTGTCACCATGGCCACACACCCCGATGGCTTCCGGCTTGAGGGACCCCTGGCTGCAGCCCACAGCCCTGGGCCTTGCACTGTGCTCTACGAAGGCCCTGTCCGTGGGCTCTGCCCCTTTGCCCCGCGAAATTCCAACACCATGGCGGCGGCTGCCCTGGCTGCCCCCAGCCTGGGCTTCGATGGGGTGATTGGGGTGCTTGTGGCTGATACCAG CCTCACGGACATGCACGTGGTGGATGTAGAGCTGAGCGGACCCCGGGGCCCCACGGGCCGAAGCTTTGCTGTGCACACCCACAGAGAGAACCCTGCCGAGCCAGGCGCGGTCACCGGCTCCGCCACCGTCACGGCCTTCTGGCGGAGCCTCCTGG CCTGCTGCCAGCTCCCCTCCAGGCCGGGGATCCATCTCTGCTGA
- the JOSD2 gene encoding josephin-2 isoform X1: MSQAPGAQPSPPTVYHERQRLELCAVHALNNVLQQQLFSQEAADEICKRLAPDSRLNPHRSLLGTGNYDVNVIMAALQGLGLAAVWWDRRRPLSQLALPQVLGLILNLPSPVSLGLLSLPLRRRHWVALRQVDGVYYNLDSKLRAPEALGDEDGVRAFLAAALAQGLCEVLLVVTKEVEEKGSWLRTD, from the exons ATGTCCCAGGCCCCGGGAGCACAGCCGAGCCCACCCACCGTGTACCACGAACGGCAGCGCCTGGAGCTGTGTGCTGTCCACGCCCTCAACAACGTTCTGCAGCAGCAGCTCTTTAGCCAGGAGGCTGCCGATGAGATCTGCAAGAG GTTGGCCCCAGACTCCCGGCTGAACCCTCATCGCAGCCTCCTGGGCACCGGCAACTATGATGTCAATGTGATCATGGCCGCTCTGCAGGGGCTGGGCCTGGCCGCCGTGTGGTGGGACAGGAGGAG GCCCCTGTCCCAGCTGGCCCTGCCCCAGGTACTGGGGCTGATCCTGAACCTGCCCTCGCCCGTGTCGCTGGGGCTGCTGTCACTGCCGCTGCGCCGGCGGCACTGGGTGGCCCTGCGCCAGGTGGACGGTGTCTACTACAACCTGGACTCCAAGCTGCGGGCGCCCGAGGCCCTGGGGGATGAGGACGGAGTCAG GGCCTTCCTGGCGGCTGCGCTGGCCCAGGGCCTGTGCGAGGTGCTGCTGGTAGTgaccaaggaggtggaggagaaggGCAGCTGGCTGCGGACAGACTGA
- the ASPDH gene encoding aspartate dehydrogenase domain-containing protein isoform X2, with protein sequence MAGSVPPSLQLQNLAALGERRPDLVVEVAHPKIIHESGAQILRHANLLVGSPSALSDQTTERQLLEASQHWDHAVFVARGALWGTEDIRRLDAAGGLRSLRVTMATHPDGFRLEGPLAAAHSPGPCTVLYEGPVRGLCPFAPRNSNTMAAAALAAPSLGFDGVIGVLVADTSLTDMHVVDVELSGPRGPTGRSFAVHTHRENPAEPGAVTGSATVTAFWRSLLACCQLPSRPGIHLC encoded by the exons ATGGCAGGGAGCGTGCCCCCTTCCCTGCAGCTCCAGAACCTTGCTGCCCTTGGGGAAAG GCGCCCTGATCTGGTTGTGGAAGTGGCCCATCCCAAAATAATCCATGAATCTGGGGCACAAATCCTGCGCCATGCCAATCTCCTG GTGGGGTCCCCCTCAGCTCTAAGTGACCAGACCACAGAGCGGCAGCTCTTGGAGGCCTCACAGCACTGGGACCACGCCGTGTTTGTGGCCCGAGGGGCCCTGTGGGGCACTGAGGACATCAGGAGATTGGATGCAGCTGGGGGCCTCCGG AGCCTTCGTGTCACCATGGCCACACACCCCGATGGCTTCCGGCTTGAGGGACCCCTGGCTGCAGCCCACAGCCCTGGGCCTTGCACTGTGCTCTACGAAGGCCCTGTCCGTGGGCTCTGCCCCTTTGCCCCGCGAAATTCCAACACCATGGCGGCGGCTGCCCTGGCTGCCCCCAGCCTGGGCTTCGATGGGGTGATTGGGGTGCTTGTGGCTGATACCAG CCTCACGGACATGCACGTGGTGGATGTAGAGCTGAGCGGACCCCGGGGCCCCACGGGCCGAAGCTTTGCTGTGCACACCCACAGAGAGAACCCTGCCGAGCCAGGCGCGGTCACCGGCTCCGCCACCGTCACGGCCTTCTGGCGGAGCCTCCTGG CCTGCTGCCAGCTCCCCTCCAGGCCGGGGATCCATCTCTGCTGA
- the ASPDH gene encoding aspartate dehydrogenase domain-containing protein isoform X1, giving the protein MGDRVKGQSLVSRLLAQGPELGLELVFVWNRDPGRMAGSVPPSLQLQNLAALGERRPDLVVEVAHPKIIHESGAQILRHANLLVGSPSALSDQTTERQLLEASQHWDHAVFVARGALWGTEDIRRLDAAGGLRSLRVTMATHPDGFRLEGPLAAAHSPGPCTVLYEGPVRGLCPFAPRNSNTMAAAALAAPSLGFDGVIGVLVADTSLTDMHVVDVELSGPRGPTGRSFAVHTHRENPAEPGAVTGSATVTAFWRSLLACCQLPSRPGIHLC; this is encoded by the exons GACAGTCCCTCGTCTCCCGCCTCTTGGCTCAGGGACCAGAACTTGGCCTAGAACTTGTTTTTGTCTGGAATCGTGACCCAGGACGAATGGCAGGGAGCGTGCCCCCTTCCCTGCAGCTCCAGAACCTTGCTGCCCTTGGGGAAAG GCGCCCTGATCTGGTTGTGGAAGTGGCCCATCCCAAAATAATCCATGAATCTGGGGCACAAATCCTGCGCCATGCCAATCTCCTG GTGGGGTCCCCCTCAGCTCTAAGTGACCAGACCACAGAGCGGCAGCTCTTGGAGGCCTCACAGCACTGGGACCACGCCGTGTTTGTGGCCCGAGGGGCCCTGTGGGGCACTGAGGACATCAGGAGATTGGATGCAGCTGGGGGCCTCCGG AGCCTTCGTGTCACCATGGCCACACACCCCGATGGCTTCCGGCTTGAGGGACCCCTGGCTGCAGCCCACAGCCCTGGGCCTTGCACTGTGCTCTACGAAGGCCCTGTCCGTGGGCTCTGCCCCTTTGCCCCGCGAAATTCCAACACCATGGCGGCGGCTGCCCTGGCTGCCCCCAGCCTGGGCTTCGATGGGGTGATTGGGGTGCTTGTGGCTGATACCAG CCTCACGGACATGCACGTGGTGGATGTAGAGCTGAGCGGACCCCGGGGCCCCACGGGCCGAAGCTTTGCTGTGCACACCCACAGAGAGAACCCTGCCGAGCCAGGCGCGGTCACCGGCTCCGCCACCGTCACGGCCTTCTGGCGGAGCCTCCTGG CCTGCTGCCAGCTCCCCTCCAGGCCGGGGATCCATCTCTGCTGA
- the ASPDH gene encoding aspartate dehydrogenase domain-containing protein isoform X6 has translation MADRGPWRVGVVGYGRLGQSLVSRLLAQGPELGLELVFVWNRDPGRMAGSVPPSLQLQNLAALGERRPDLVVEVAHPKIIHESGAQILRHANLLVGSPSALSDQTTERQLLEASQHWDHAVFVARGALWGTEDIRRLDAAGGLRSLRVTMATHPDGFRLEGPLAAAHSPGPCTVLYEGPVRGLCPFAPRNSNTMAAAALAAPSLGFDGVIGVLVADTSLTDMHVVDVELSGPRGPTGRSFAVHTHRENPAEPGAVTGSATVTAFWRSLLACCQLPSRPGIHLC, from the exons GACAGTCCCTCGTCTCCCGCCTCTTGGCTCAGGGACCAGAACTTGGCCTAGAACTTGTTTTTGTCTGGAATCGTGACCCAGGACGAATGGCAGGGAGCGTGCCCCCTTCCCTGCAGCTCCAGAACCTTGCTGCCCTTGGGGAAAG GCGCCCTGATCTGGTTGTGGAAGTGGCCCATCCCAAAATAATCCATGAATCTGGGGCACAAATCCTGCGCCATGCCAATCTCCTG GTGGGGTCCCCCTCAGCTCTAAGTGACCAGACCACAGAGCGGCAGCTCTTGGAGGCCTCACAGCACTGGGACCACGCCGTGTTTGTGGCCCGAGGGGCCCTGTGGGGCACTGAGGACATCAGGAGATTGGATGCAGCTGGGGGCCTCCGG AGCCTTCGTGTCACCATGGCCACACACCCCGATGGCTTCCGGCTTGAGGGACCCCTGGCTGCAGCCCACAGCCCTGGGCCTTGCACTGTGCTCTACGAAGGCCCTGTCCGTGGGCTCTGCCCCTTTGCCCCGCGAAATTCCAACACCATGGCGGCGGCTGCCCTGGCTGCCCCCAGCCTGGGCTTCGATGGGGTGATTGGGGTGCTTGTGGCTGATACCAG CCTCACGGACATGCACGTGGTGGATGTAGAGCTGAGCGGACCCCGGGGCCCCACGGGCCGAAGCTTTGCTGTGCACACCCACAGAGAGAACCCTGCCGAGCCAGGCGCGGTCACCGGCTCCGCCACCGTCACGGCCTTCTGGCGGAGCCTCCTGG CCTGCTGCCAGCTCCCCTCCAGGCCGGGGATCCATCTCTGCTGA
- the ASPDH gene encoding aspartate dehydrogenase domain-containing protein isoform X3: MGDRVKGSKSRRPDLVVEVAHPKIIHESGAQILRHANLLVGSPSALSDQTTERQLLEASQHWDHAVFVARGALWGTEDIRRLDAAGGLRSLRVTMATHPDGFRLEGPLAAAHSPGPCTVLYEGPVRGLCPFAPRNSNTMAAAALAAPSLGFDGVIGVLVADTSLTDMHVVDVELSGPRGPTGRSFAVHTHRENPAEPGAVTGSATVTAFWRSLLACCQLPSRPGIHLC; encoded by the exons GCGCCCTGATCTGGTTGTGGAAGTGGCCCATCCCAAAATAATCCATGAATCTGGGGCACAAATCCTGCGCCATGCCAATCTCCTG GTGGGGTCCCCCTCAGCTCTAAGTGACCAGACCACAGAGCGGCAGCTCTTGGAGGCCTCACAGCACTGGGACCACGCCGTGTTTGTGGCCCGAGGGGCCCTGTGGGGCACTGAGGACATCAGGAGATTGGATGCAGCTGGGGGCCTCCGG AGCCTTCGTGTCACCATGGCCACACACCCCGATGGCTTCCGGCTTGAGGGACCCCTGGCTGCAGCCCACAGCCCTGGGCCTTGCACTGTGCTCTACGAAGGCCCTGTCCGTGGGCTCTGCCCCTTTGCCCCGCGAAATTCCAACACCATGGCGGCGGCTGCCCTGGCTGCCCCCAGCCTGGGCTTCGATGGGGTGATTGGGGTGCTTGTGGCTGATACCAG CCTCACGGACATGCACGTGGTGGATGTAGAGCTGAGCGGACCCCGGGGCCCCACGGGCCGAAGCTTTGCTGTGCACACCCACAGAGAGAACCCTGCCGAGCCAGGCGCGGTCACCGGCTCCGCCACCGTCACGGCCTTCTGGCGGAGCCTCCTGG CCTGCTGCCAGCTCCCCTCCAGGCCGGGGATCCATCTCTGCTGA
- the JOSD2 gene encoding josephin-2 isoform X2: MSQAPGAQPSPPTVYHERQRLELCAVHALNNVLQQQLFSQEAADEICKRPLSQLALPQVLGLILNLPSPVSLGLLSLPLRRRHWVALRQVDGVYYNLDSKLRAPEALGDEDGVRAFLAAALAQGLCEVLLVVTKEVEEKGSWLRTD, encoded by the exons ATGTCCCAGGCCCCGGGAGCACAGCCGAGCCCACCCACCGTGTACCACGAACGGCAGCGCCTGGAGCTGTGTGCTGTCCACGCCCTCAACAACGTTCTGCAGCAGCAGCTCTTTAGCCAGGAGGCTGCCGATGAGATCTGCAAGAG GCCCCTGTCCCAGCTGGCCCTGCCCCAGGTACTGGGGCTGATCCTGAACCTGCCCTCGCCCGTGTCGCTGGGGCTGCTGTCACTGCCGCTGCGCCGGCGGCACTGGGTGGCCCTGCGCCAGGTGGACGGTGTCTACTACAACCTGGACTCCAAGCTGCGGGCGCCCGAGGCCCTGGGGGATGAGGACGGAGTCAG GGCCTTCCTGGCGGCTGCGCTGGCCCAGGGCCTGTGCGAGGTGCTGCTGGTAGTgaccaaggaggtggaggagaaggGCAGCTGGCTGCGGACAGACTGA